The Merismopedia glauca CCAP 1448/3 genomic interval TTACGAAGTTTGCGAGCTATTTTATCAGCTACCATATCAATACTGGCATATAAGTTTTCGCTGCCCTCTTGAGCGCGAATCACTGTGCCATTTGCATATATAGTTACTTCTGCTGTTTGTTTAGAACTGACTCGTGGGTTACGTGCTACAGACAGATGCACATCTACTTCACTAGTAATATTTTGGAAATGATTGACAGCTTTTTCTAGTTTCTGATGAACGTATTCGCGGATGGCTTCGGTAACTTCGATATTTTTGCCGTGGATCACAAACTTCATACAGCAATCTCCAGCTAACTACATTTAGGCAAACCCAACTTTTTTTGGTGAGAATGAGTGGGTTTTGCTAGCTCAACTTTGTTTCGAGGATTAACACCTATCACAGTGAAGCTAGGTATTTAAGCGATCGAGAATCCACCTTAAAGGATCTTTTTGACAACCGGTTGGAAGGTGTGAATCTTTTCCTCTCTAGCTTTAGAGTAGCACTTTGTCTTGGGCACAACAGAGATGTCATGGTACTTGTCAAATTCCTTTGCATCCTTTGACATTTCTTCACATAACTTTGAAAAGTAAAAAGCAATACCTAGCCCCCACCACTCCCATTGGAGCAGCAGCAGCCAGGTATATTTATCCAACTTAATTTATTTATTAAATTGAATTTATGGTTAAATAATAGCACAAATAAATACTAAATGCAAGTAAAACATTTAATAAAATCAAAATTTAACAAAATGTTTTAATTTAAAATTGATTTATCTAGATTTTAGTCAAATAGAAATTTAACCTAGCCAAAATAGATCTATTGTGTTACATTAAGTAGTAACTTAGTAATACACAAGCAAAGCTATAGTTCGGGTTCTGCAATTCCCGACTGGTGCGCCAACCTGTGGATTGAGCGTATACCGCAAAGCGGTGGTTGTTACTTAAGGAACCTCAGATTCACACTCTGATGGTTGTTTGATTAGCTCAGGTGGTTAGAGCAACCGACAAAGAATCGGTCTGACACGGGTTCAAATCCTGTATCAAACTCCAAAAAAACGAAAATTAGCTCATCTGGTAGAGCAGTTGGTGTATCGCCAACCTGTAGTAGGTTCAATTCCTACATTTTCAACCAAAACCCTCGCCCTGGGTACGGGCACCTTATTGAGGATAAGGCTAAATCACTTTTTTTATGGTATGGGAGAAATCCCTAGATGGTTCGAGTCCATTATGTTACGCAAACTCTGCGGTGTAAGTATGTGCGAAACAGCCAGTGCAAGTTGCACTTCTATTAAATTTGAGTATGTCCTTCCTGTCAGGGAACGGCATATTTGAGCAAGCCTTACCCTTGTGGTAACACCACGAGGTGCAGGATACTCTTAATCCAGTTTGGTAGAAACTTCTGCCCGCTTTATAGCTCAAAATACTTGCATTTGCAGAGTTTACAACTACTCTGGCATTTTACTTCTGACTTCTGCGATATCTGTGACAAGGCGATCGCCTTTCCCAAAATAACACTAATGCGTTTACCTAACTTATGGCAGAAATTAAAACTGCCTAATATTTCTATGTGGAACAGTTTTTACATTAAACCGAATGAAATCGGGATTTTATACCACCGCAGCGACTTTAAAAGAATTTTACAGCCAGGTACTTATAATTACTTCGGCAGACACTGGCGGGTAGAAAAATACGATCTCAACCAAGCAGAAGCTGAAATAGACAACTTAGAATTGCTGCTTCGTACTCGCGCTGCTGAATTAAATCCTCATTTGCTGATTATGCAAACTGGGTTTAATCAAGTTGCATTAGTCCAATACGGTCAATCTTGGCTGACCATATTACCAAATCAAACGCGGGCATTTTGGCGCGGCTTTTTAGAACTCCAATCTCACACTTTTAATCTAGATGAAAGTTTAGAACTTCCTCAAGAGTTTGTCGAACGAATTCGAGGAATCAGCCTTTACGGGGTGAAGAAATTCCAAATTGCTGAATCGGAGATTGGATTATTGTACGTCCAAAACAACTTTGTGCGTCCTTTGGAACCAGGAGAATATGCATTTTGGAGTGTAAATCGAGATGTAGCGGTGCGTACCCTAAGCCAGATTGTACCCAATCCCGACTTTCCCCAAGAAGAAGTGCTAATGGAAAAGCACCCCGAATTTGTGGCTAATTACTGCCAAGTGGTGCAATTAGAACCAGATAAAGTTGCAATAGTCCGCTACCAAGGAAAAGTCATATCTATCCTTCCTCCCGCTAGTCGCAAACTCTTTTGGCGCGGTGTAGAGATCGAAATAGTTGACATCAGTAGCGATCCGAAATTACCACAGAACTTGGTTGCTGAATTAGCGATTAATTTGCCAAATGCGGTGACTGCTACTCAACGCTGTTTACACGTTTGCGAAGTTTCCGCGCAACACGTCGGTTTGCTTTACATCAACCAAGAGTTTCAGCAATTGCTAGAACCTGGAATCCATGCTTGGTGGACATTCGGACGTTCTTGGAAAACTCCTGTTTTTGACTTGCGCCAGCAAAACTTAGAAGTATCTGGTCAAGATATCTTATCTCAAGATAAAGTACCTTTGCGGGTCAATCTAACTGCTGGATTCCGCATTGTAGATCCTCTGAAAGCCGAAAACGGTTTATCTGACTTCACCAACTACTTATACAAAGAGTTGCAATTCGCCTTGCGGGGTGCAGTAGGTGAAAAAAAACTTGATACTTTACTAGAAGACAAGGGAGCTATAGATAAAAGCATTGCCGATTATATTCGGGAGAAAACCAGCGAATATGGAATTATCGTAGATTCCGTTGGGGTGAAAGATATCATTCTACCTGGAGAAATCAAGAATATCTTGAGTAAAGTAGTAGAAGCCGAAAAAGCTGCTCAAGCCAACGTTATCCGTCGGCGAGAAGAAACTGCGGCAACTCGCAGTATGCTGAATACTGCTAAAGTCATGGAAGATAACCCTGTCGCTTTGCGGCTGAAGGAATTGGAAATCTTAGAACGGATTGCCGAAAAAATCGATAAAATTCAGGTTAATGGCAGTTTAGACAGTATCTTGACTGACTTAATCCAAATTAATCGGTAATGAAGCGATCAAAAGTGAAGATTTGAGCGGAATTTGGGATGGCGAACAAGTTTTGGTAAAAACGACTATAATTAAAATAAGCTGCTAATTATAGTTAGTTTTGCTTTAACCATTACCCATCAGCCACTCCCAGATATTGAGGTAACCAATCGCTGTGTTTACTAGTGCTATTGCCCACAAAAACCAACTAATTCCCCAAGATTTATTTGCGGCAATTGAATCCCTCAAAAAAGACTTAAATGCCATTATTTTAGCACATTATTATCAAGAATCAGACATTCAAGATATTGCTGATTATATTGGAGATTCTTTAGAGTTATCCCGCAAAGCTGCTAATACAAATGCAGATGTAATTGTCTTTGCTGGGGTACACTTTATGGCAGAAACGGCGAAGATTCTCAACCCTCATAAATTAGTTTTATTACCAGATTTAGAAGCCGGTTGTTCCCTCGCAGATACCTGTCCGCCAAAGGAATTTGCGGCTTTTAAAGCTGCTCATCCCGGACATATCGTCATTTCTTACATTAATTGCTCTGCCGAAATTAAGGCAATGAGTGATATTATTTGTACTAGTTCTAATGCAGTTAAATTAGTTCAACAGATACCAGAATCACAGCCAATAATTTTTGCTCCAGATCGAAACTTAGGGCGATATGTGATGCAGGAAACTGGGAGAGATTTAGTATTATGGCAAGGTGCTTGTATCGTTCACGAAAACTTTTCTGAAAAGAAGATCGTTCAACTGAAGATTCAACATCCGCAAGCTCAAGTAATCGCTCATCCTGAATGTGAAGAACCAGTATTACGCCATGCTGATTTTATCGGTTCTACTAGTGCTTTACTAAATTTTGTGCAGCAAAATTCTGCTCAAGAATTTATCGTAGTTACTGAACCAGGAATCATCCATCAAATGCACAAAAAAGCACCAGATAAAGAGTTAATTCCTGCCCCTCCTATTAGTAATTGTGCTTGTAACGAATGTCCTTTCATGAAATTGAATACTTTGGAGAAACTTTACTTAGCGATGAAAAATAAGTCTCCAGAGATAACTTTATCAGAAGACATTCGGGTGCGCGCCTTAAAGCCGATTCAAAGAATGCTAGAGATGAGCAAATAAGATCGTCAGAAGTCATTTGTACGATCGCCGTCAATATACTTGTGACAGCACTGCCTACAGCAAAGGCGATCGCTCTTTAAGTAACTTTAATTTATCCCCCTACTTTCTCCAGTAAATTTATCGTTTTTGACAAACAATATCTTAAAATTTTGTATAGATAAATTTACCTTGAGATGGCTTTAGTGAATTTTCCTCAAAAGTGTCTAATTATTTTTACCAGATATCCAGAGTCTGGTCAAACAAAAACTCGGTTGATTCCAGCTTTGGGAGCAGATGGTGCAGCTAAACTACAGCGTTTGATGACTAAATATGCTATCTTACAAGCGCAGCAATTACAATCTAATTACCCTGTAAATATTGAAGTTCATTACAGTGGTGGCAACTCACAATTAATGTCAGATTGGCTGGGTAAAAATTTAATCTATAAACCGCAAGTTAAAGGCGATATTGGTGTAAAAATGTCTATGGCTTTGGCTACAGCTTTTAGTCAAGGTTATAAATCGGTGGTAATTATTGGTACTGATTGTCCTAGTTTAGATCGAAGCATTATTAAACAGGCTTTTGATTTATTAGAAGGAACAGATGTCGTTTTAGGTTCTGCTGCTGATGGGGGATACTATTTAATTGGCTTAAATAAGTTGATTCCTGAACTATTTAGATCGGTTGAATGGAGTACTTCAAAAGTATTTAATAGAACTGTCGAAATTGCCAGTCAGTTACACTTGAAAATTAGCTATCTTCCGACACTTTTTGATATAGATCGCCCTGAAGATTTAGAATTTTTGAAAAATAACCCCGCCTACCAACAAATACTAAGTAGAACGGCGTAATTAAACTGTGTTGGCTGGGCGGGTTTTGGATAAACGGAAACTGTTATACCGTATGAATCTAAAGAGGGCGGGTTTGATTTGATATCGATAGCTTCGGCTGAATTGGCTGGCAAAACCCGCCCCTACAAACCCGCACGGTTGCTATTGGCGTAGCCTGCCGTAGGCATAAGTCTGCCGTGCAACGCCAGACTCGCAACTTCCCCTACAATCTGCTTGTGTTTAATTGTGTCCATTTACTTAAACTTCCATATTTTACCTGAATGATTTCTGTAATTATCCCAGTGCTTAATGAAGCTAAAAATATCAAAAATATCCTGATTCTTTTATTAGATAATCCCCAAATAGAAATAATAGTAGTTGATGGTGGTAGTGAAGATAAAACTGTAGAAATAGTTGAAGAAATGGGAGTCAAAGTTGTTAGTGCAGAGCGCGGACGTGCCAAACAAATGAACTTAGGAGCATCAGTAGCTCAGGGAGATATTTTACTATTTCTCCATGCAGATACTCAGTTACCTTTAGGGTTTGAAAAGTTAGTTATTCAAGCGTTATCTCAACCACAAATAGTAGCTGGTGCTTTTAGTTTAAAAATAGCTTCAAAGTTGTGGGGAATTAAAC includes:
- a CDS encoding SPFH domain-containing protein, which translates into the protein MQSLQLLWHFTSDFCDICDKAIAFPKITLMRLPNLWQKLKLPNISMWNSFYIKPNEIGILYHRSDFKRILQPGTYNYFGRHWRVEKYDLNQAEAEIDNLELLLRTRAAELNPHLLIMQTGFNQVALVQYGQSWLTILPNQTRAFWRGFLELQSHTFNLDESLELPQEFVERIRGISLYGVKKFQIAESEIGLLYVQNNFVRPLEPGEYAFWSVNRDVAVRTLSQIVPNPDFPQEEVLMEKHPEFVANYCQVVQLEPDKVAIVRYQGKVISILPPASRKLFWRGVEIEIVDISSDPKLPQNLVAELAINLPNAVTATQRCLHVCEVSAQHVGLLYINQEFQQLLEPGIHAWWTFGRSWKTPVFDLRQQNLEVSGQDILSQDKVPLRVNLTAGFRIVDPLKAENGLSDFTNYLYKELQFALRGAVGEKKLDTLLEDKGAIDKSIADYIREKTSEYGIIVDSVGVKDIILPGEIKNILSKVVEAEKAAQANVIRRREETAATRSMLNTAKVMEDNPVALRLKELEILERIAEKIDKIQVNGSLDSILTDLIQINR
- the nadA gene encoding quinolinate synthase NadA: MAHKNQLIPQDLFAAIESLKKDLNAIILAHYYQESDIQDIADYIGDSLELSRKAANTNADVIVFAGVHFMAETAKILNPHKLVLLPDLEAGCSLADTCPPKEFAAFKAAHPGHIVISYINCSAEIKAMSDIICTSSNAVKLVQQIPESQPIIFAPDRNLGRYVMQETGRDLVLWQGACIVHENFSEKKIVQLKIQHPQAQVIAHPECEEPVLRHADFIGSTSALLNFVQQNSAQEFIVVTEPGIIHQMHKKAPDKELIPAPPISNCACNECPFMKLNTLEKLYLAMKNKSPEITLSEDIRVRALKPIQRMLEMSK
- a CDS encoding TIGR04282 family arsenosugar biosynthesis glycosyltransferase, which gives rise to MALVNFPQKCLIIFTRYPESGQTKTRLIPALGADGAAKLQRLMTKYAILQAQQLQSNYPVNIEVHYSGGNSQLMSDWLGKNLIYKPQVKGDIGVKMSMALATAFSQGYKSVVIIGTDCPSLDRSIIKQAFDLLEGTDVVLGSAADGGYYLIGLNKLIPELFRSVEWSTSKVFNRTVEIASQLHLKISYLPTLFDIDRPEDLEFLKNNPAYQQILSRTA
- a CDS encoding TIGR04283 family arsenosugar biosynthesis glycosyltransferase, with product MISVIIPVLNEAKNIKNILILLLDNPQIEIIVVDGGSEDKTVEIVEEMGVKVVSAERGRAKQMNLGASVAQGDILLFLHADTQLPLGFEKLVIQALSQPQIVAGAFSLKIASKLWGIKLIEKMVNVRSQLFQLPYGDQAIFISQDWFQKVGGFPDLPIMEDFELIVRLKKLGKIAIVSTPVITSARRWEKLGVWKTTLINQQIIMAYFLGISPQKIALWYK